The proteins below are encoded in one region of Aeromonas veronii:
- the trpA gene encoding tryptophan synthase subunit alpha codes for MNRYAQLFSRLAQAKQGAFVPFVMLGDPTPELSLAIVDALVEGGADALELGIPFSDPVADGPTIQGAALRAFASHTTPDDCFGLLAKIRAKYTELPIGLLVYANLVYVRKIDGFYEKCQQAGVDSVLVADVPVQMCEPYKAAADKYGIDSIFIAPPNGDAETLKAVAELGSGYTYLVSRAGVTGAETKAGMPVEGLINSLREFKAPPALLGFGISEPAQVRDAIKAGAAGAISGSAVVKIIETHHQNPEHMLVRLKEFVEGMKAATRHP; via the coding sequence ATGAATCGCTACGCACAACTCTTCTCCCGGTTAGCACAAGCCAAGCAGGGCGCCTTCGTCCCCTTCGTGATGCTGGGGGATCCCACCCCTGAGCTGTCGCTCGCCATCGTCGATGCCCTGGTCGAAGGGGGCGCCGATGCCCTGGAACTCGGCATTCCCTTCTCGGATCCGGTGGCGGACGGCCCCACCATTCAGGGGGCGGCCCTGCGCGCTTTTGCCAGCCACACCACCCCGGATGACTGCTTCGGGCTGCTCGCCAAGATCCGCGCCAAGTACACGGAGCTGCCCATTGGCCTCTTGGTCTACGCGAACCTGGTCTATGTGCGCAAGATTGACGGCTTCTACGAGAAATGCCAGCAGGCGGGCGTCGATTCCGTGCTGGTGGCGGACGTGCCGGTGCAGATGTGCGAGCCCTACAAGGCCGCAGCCGACAAGTACGGCATCGACAGCATCTTTATCGCCCCGCCCAACGGCGATGCCGAGACCCTGAAAGCCGTGGCGGAGCTCGGCTCCGGTTACACCTATCTGGTGAGCCGCGCCGGTGTCACCGGCGCCGAGACCAAGGCCGGCATGCCGGTGGAGGGGCTCATCAACTCACTGCGCGAGTTCAAGGCGCCCCCCGCCCTGCTCGGCTTTGGCATCAGCGAACCGGCCCAGGTGCGCGACGCCATCAAGGCCGGCGCCGCCGGTGCCATCTCGGGCTCCGCCGTGGTGAAGATCATCGAGACCCACCATCAGAACCCGGAGCACATGCTGGTGCGCCTCAAGGAGTTTGTGGAAGGGATGAAGGCGGCGACCCGCCACCCCTGA
- a CDS encoding AAA family ATPase, which translates to MKIENIWIKNWRSVKEEKLQAQDLMVIIGQNNHGKSNILSSVLFFLAK; encoded by the coding sequence GTGAAAATCGAAAACATATGGATTAAAAATTGGCGCTCTGTAAAGGAGGAAAAACTCCAAGCGCAAGATCTTATGGTGATCATCGGGCAGAATAATCATGGTAAATCTAATATCCTATCTTCCGTGTTATTTTTTTTGGCGAAATAA
- a CDS encoding ATP-dependent nuclease has translation MVRKLAYLGGSFEYRGYIENPSDDWLKEANASAYTNRELASTLPLHQFIPNSGRITRQNIIDAQNEYIAQHKANVMFNFELEVTNFLGLKTVAKGIFGDVYFIPAVKEASDDFSSKDSSVFGKMYADVVALMSEHNEEWRETKEKLGQLFATLNKKDHEGKDNNDRPQQLAAFEQEITNEMISWGATVDIEVNAPDIESVFKANTQVWVNDGVRTDIKRKGHGLQRALTVALIQVVAKRTIAEAVAGDEEGNGTRRASNSRYFIFEEPELYLHPQAQRSLFDSFVGLSESGSQVILCTHSSGLIDVERYKSIYIATKVDEISGTKIKQCTDELFEGDTKKDFNLSYWINPDRGELFFASKVVLLEGATEKTVLPLLAKQLNVFKYEYTLIDCGSKDNIPLYVRLMNKFSIPYVAVYDRDHQVHKGVDAIASADRSTQKIEEEIDANVGSSVVLMNDIEEELGLPNGGSSKPYVALSHITAQGFTMSAEMQQKIRTIYDAKD, from the coding sequence GTGGTCAGAAAATTAGCATATCTAGGTGGTAGCTTTGAATATCGCGGATATATTGAGAATCCGTCAGATGATTGGCTTAAAGAAGCAAATGCATCCGCTTATACAAATAGAGAGCTGGCAAGCACCTTGCCATTACATCAATTCATTCCTAACTCTGGGCGTATAACTAGGCAAAATATTATTGATGCTCAAAACGAATACATTGCACAACATAAAGCTAATGTCATGTTCAACTTTGAACTAGAGGTTACAAACTTTCTGGGGTTAAAAACCGTTGCCAAAGGAATATTTGGAGATGTGTATTTTATTCCTGCAGTTAAAGAGGCCTCAGACGATTTTTCCTCAAAGGATTCTAGCGTTTTCGGGAAGATGTACGCTGATGTGGTGGCTTTAATGTCAGAGCATAATGAGGAATGGAGGGAAACTAAAGAAAAACTAGGCCAGCTATTCGCCACTCTAAACAAAAAAGATCATGAGGGAAAGGATAATAATGATCGCCCTCAACAACTAGCAGCCTTTGAGCAAGAGATTACTAATGAAATGATATCTTGGGGGGCAACAGTAGATATTGAAGTAAACGCCCCAGATATTGAGAGTGTATTTAAAGCTAATACTCAAGTATGGGTGAATGACGGTGTTAGAACAGATATAAAGCGAAAGGGTCACGGCTTACAAAGGGCATTAACTGTTGCATTGATACAAGTTGTCGCAAAAAGAACTATCGCAGAAGCTGTTGCTGGAGATGAAGAAGGTAATGGAACTAGAAGAGCATCAAATTCTAGATACTTCATTTTTGAAGAACCAGAGCTTTATCTTCACCCGCAAGCACAAAGATCGCTTTTTGACTCATTTGTAGGTTTGTCTGAATCCGGTAGTCAAGTAATCCTTTGTACGCATTCAAGTGGACTTATTGATGTTGAGCGATACAAATCAATTTATATAGCAACAAAAGTAGATGAAATTAGCGGAACTAAGATTAAACAATGCACTGATGAATTATTTGAAGGCGATACCAAGAAAGATTTTAACCTATCCTACTGGATCAATCCTGATCGTGGTGAATTGTTCTTTGCAAGCAAAGTAGTTCTGTTAGAAGGAGCAACAGAAAAGACTGTACTACCACTGTTAGCAAAGCAGCTCAATGTTTTCAAATATGAATACACGCTCATAGATTGTGGCTCGAAGGACAATATCCCGCTTTATGTCAGACTCATGAACAAATTCTCTATACCCTATGTAGCTGTTTATGATCGAGATCATCAGGTGCATAAAGGTGTAGATGCAATAGCGTCCGCTGATAGATCTACTCAAAAGATTGAAGAAGAAATTGACGCTAATGTGGGTAGCTCTGTTGTTCTTATGAACGATATTGAAGAAGAGCTTGGATTGCCAAATGGTGGCAGCAGCAAACCATATGTCGCATTGAGCCACATTACTGCACAAGGTTTTACTATGTCAGCTGAAATGCAACAAAAGATTCGCACAATATATGACGCTAAGGACTAA
- a CDS encoding DUF3297 family protein — protein MSDNKPALPDRLAANPRSPYHVAECFEHEIGIRLNGKVRTNVEEYCISEGWVKIPSPKAKDRYGNAMLITVKGTVEAFYA, from the coding sequence ATGAGCGACAACAAACCTGCACTGCCCGACCGTCTGGCGGCCAACCCGCGCAGCCCGTACCATGTGGCGGAATGCTTCGAGCACGAGATCGGTATTCGCCTCAACGGCAAGGTGCGCACCAATGTCGAGGAGTACTGCATCAGTGAAGGTTGGGTGAAGATCCCCTCCCCCAAGGCCAAGGATCGCTATGGCAATGCCATGCTGATCACCGTCAAGGGCACTGTAGAAGCCTTCTACGCCTAA